One genomic segment of Bacillus oleivorans includes these proteins:
- a CDS encoding S8 family serine peptidase has product MKKIFSAALAFLLIASTFFTVQPKAQASTLEVDTELLNVLEQVTDSTLVEAVITYESMPTNDQHNLLQLLGLETKTFSQLPMIAVRGTKLEISSLLSTNLGALSIYYNKELEYYLRDSRALVGAESVWNDLGYTGRGVTVAVIDSGIDATHPDLPLGEKVVQNVKFLVGEGIFSEGPLYLENVANTDTSSGHGTHVAGTIAGLGTASEGLYKGIAPDAKLVGLGTGEGLNILWALEGFNYVLEHQEEYGIQVISNSWGTSGEYSANNPINVASKKAHDAGMTVVFAAGNEGPDDNTLNPYSAAPWVISVAAGTKDKQLADFSSRGIAGDELLHPDITAPGVDIVATKSSTGLVMNSLGSVTDATYIAPEHLPYYTTASGTSMATPHISGIVALMLEAKPGLHPDVVLDILENTADPMEGYAYHEVGAGYVNAYEAVKLAEKTALKLGKYKDKKTGKTYNTYFVEETWTGTVGAGVSEAGAASHDYYDILLGSNPVSLQVKIEWLSPTNDLDLYVRDASGALAGSSGSALSTTEETFIPSVTEGTYTVDVEGWLNTVEQYTGTYVVEYILK; this is encoded by the coding sequence ATGAAAAAAATATTTTCAGCTGCATTGGCTTTTTTGCTAATTGCCAGCACATTCTTTACAGTGCAGCCAAAAGCTCAAGCATCAACTCTAGAGGTTGATACAGAATTACTAAATGTATTGGAGCAAGTTACCGATTCGACTTTGGTAGAGGCGGTGATTACCTATGAATCCATGCCGACTAACGATCAGCACAATCTTTTACAGCTCCTCGGGTTAGAAACCAAAACGTTCAGCCAACTGCCCATGATCGCTGTAAGAGGTACGAAACTGGAGATTAGCTCCTTATTAAGCACAAACCTTGGTGCACTATCAATCTATTACAATAAGGAGCTTGAGTATTACCTTCGTGACAGCCGTGCTTTAGTTGGGGCGGAAAGTGTGTGGAACGATTTAGGATACACAGGCAGAGGTGTGACCGTTGCAGTCATTGACAGCGGAATTGATGCGACGCATCCTGATTTACCGCTTGGTGAGAAGGTCGTACAAAACGTTAAGTTTTTAGTTGGGGAAGGGATCTTCTCAGAGGGTCCTCTTTATTTGGAAAATGTAGCAAATACCGATACCTCTTCCGGTCACGGAACTCATGTCGCCGGCACGATCGCGGGGTTAGGAACAGCAAGTGAAGGATTATATAAAGGGATAGCCCCTGATGCTAAGCTAGTAGGATTAGGAACGGGCGAAGGTCTTAATATTCTTTGGGCGCTTGAAGGATTTAATTACGTATTAGAACACCAAGAGGAATATGGAATTCAAGTCATTAGTAATAGTTGGGGAACATCTGGAGAATACTCTGCCAATAATCCTATCAACGTTGCAAGTAAAAAGGCGCATGATGCAGGAATGACCGTTGTCTTCGCAGCGGGAAATGAAGGCCCCGATGACAATACATTAAATCCTTATTCTGCCGCACCTTGGGTGATTTCAGTTGCTGCTGGCACAAAGGATAAACAGCTTGCGGACTTTTCATCTCGCGGGATAGCGGGAGATGAGCTGCTGCACCCGGACATTACCGCTCCTGGAGTTGATATAGTTGCAACCAAATCATCTACTGGACTCGTAATGAATTCACTTGGAAGTGTAACAGATGCGACCTATATTGCCCCAGAACATTTGCCTTATTATACGACAGCTAGCGGTACAAGTATGGCAACACCTCATATTTCGGGGATTGTAGCCCTTATGCTAGAAGCAAAGCCGGGTCTGCACCCAGATGTGGTTCTTGATATACTAGAAAATACAGCTGATCCAATGGAAGGATATGCTTACCACGAGGTAGGAGCGGGGTATGTTAATGCCTATGAAGCTGTTAAATTAGCGGAAAAAACCGCTTTGAAGTTAGGGAAATATAAGGATAAAAAGACAGGAAAGACCTATAATACGTATTTTGTTGAAGAAACATGGACGGGAACTGTAGGAGCAGGTGTTTCCGAAGCGGGTGCTGCTTCACATGATTATTATGACATTTTATTAGGTAGCAACCCAGTCAGTTTACAAGTAAAAATTGAATGGCTTTCGCCAACCAACGATTTAGACCTCTATGTTCGAGATGCATCTGGAGCACTGGCAGGGTCATCTGGCAGTGCTTTATCGACTACAGAAGAAACCTTCATTCCATCAGTCACGGAAGGAACTTACACAGTCGATGTGGAAGGCTGGCTTAATACAGTTGAGCAATATACAGGGACGTATGTGGTGGAGTATATTTTAAAATAA